gcTCTCGATAGCCCTGTCTCGGCACCAGACCAGTCTAGTTTTGAATTGTTGCCACCTTGAACACGCCGGGCTGTGTCGGAAATCTTAACGAAAAGATGTAATTTCGCTTTCACCTGGTCCGTGGCAACAGGTGCAGGTTTATGGAGGAGCTTCTGGAATGTTCTAGCACTGAAACCCCCATTAATGGTGGGGTCTGGGCAGGCCAGCCCCTAGTGGGGGAAATACAGCCCGGTTCCTGTTGCCTAAGTTTTAGTTCTGTGGGtttctcccccttccccagAACCTTTGCTCTTGAAGATGGTGAGTAGCCAGCCTAAGTACGATCTAATTCGGGAGGTTGGTCGTGGCAGTTATGGTGTGGTGTACGAAGCGGTCGTCAGGAGGACCTGTGCCCGCGTGGCTGTGAAAAAGATCCGGTGCCACGCTCCCGAGAACGTGGAACTGGCTCTGCGCGAGTTCTGGGCCCTTAGCAGTATCAAGAGCCAGCACCCCAACGTCATTCACCTGGAGGAGTGCATCTTGCAGAAAGATGGCATGGTGCAGAAGATGTCCCatggctccagctcctccctgtaTTTACAGGTACACGAGGCCGAGGGAACGGGGTGGAAGGAATCGGGGAAGGAGGTGGGGCAGCCGAGGGCTTGGAGCTGCGCTCAGCTAGGCCAGGGCATTGTCTGCATTGCTGACACCCAAATTTAATagagatctttaaaaaaaaataccagaacaATCACCTGGATCTTGGGTTTGAAGCTGTGCTGCTCTAAAAGACTCCAGAATTTGTATTTAATGCAAATCTGCTCTGATAATTTGAGGAAGCCCAGGGGAGGTGCAGGCCATGGAGTTCTTGGCAGCTGCAGGTTAAAGAATACTCCTGTCCTGGGACAGAGCTTGGAGGAATTCCATCCTGAGTGTCCTTTGAAGAGGAAATCAGTGTCTTGATTTATAGGAAGCCAGCACTTAAAATTCTTTCAGAAACAAGGATCCATTGGTAGCACATAATgagctctttttattttttaataaataactaTTAATCTCTTCAAAGAGTATAAATTAGGGAATACATATCACTGTGAAAGTGCCCTTTAAGTTTGAAGATGTGTGTGTTTGAAGAATAAGTAGCTCTGGAAAGCCATTGAAAGACAATCTAATTAATTCCCTTGTCAAGAAGCAGCCCTAAGTACAAACCACCCTCGGGCAGAAATGAGTGTTTCTGGTTTAAAAAGTGAGCAGCCTGCTCGGTGTTTGCTGTGTTATCCCTAGTCAGCCGCTCTTATTTCAGCTTTCACTGCCATCCCTGCTGTCTGGCTGGCCCCTTTGTGGGTGAGCAGGCCTGCAGATGCTGGCTGCTGTCTGAGAACCAGGATCCTTGGCTTTGCCAACTCCCCATGACTTCGGAGCTGTTCCTGACTCATTTTCAGGGAAGGATTAAGCTAAAATAACACTGGCCAGCTCATGGGGCAGAAGTCAGAGCTTTACCTTCCTGGTTTCAGTGGAGCTGCCAGGGACTGCTTCCAGCTGGAGGGCAGATGTGCAGGGAGGAGCTTCAAAAGCCCCGGGTGGAGCTGCAAGGTGGGGAGAAGAGCTTCCAGCTGACCCCATCTCTGGCTGGGATGgtggtgctggggagcagctggcacagggacctGGCCCCTGCCAGGTGCAAACAGCACGGATTGTTGTGCTGTTCCAGGGGGAAGAGcaaagggcagagctgagctgactGCCAGGGTCgctttggagcagcctgggctaaGCAAGGGCAGTCAGAGGCCCTTggcacagcctctcctctcctctcccaggtgatgatgcagagctgagctgctgctgcgtGTGAGGAGGCTGCGGAAGGGCTCTCACCCTCTCCTGAAGGGCTCTGGGCAGATTCTCAGTGCCAGCTGTACCAAATCTGTAGAGTTTGAGTCCTGAGTCAGCCTTGTCTGCTGGTGCTTTGCCACTGTCACAGATGTGGGGGGTGGATTTTGTTGTCTTACCTCTCACAACATCTACAAGTGCAGCTCCTGTGACTCTGTGTTGGTGCCCTCTTGGCAGGGGAGactccctgctctcctgagaTACCTTAATCTCACAGTTCCTGACTGCAAAACCTAAATAAGGCATTTTTTAGCTCTAAAATAGATTTACTGTTTAAAGAAGATAGCTGTAAATTATTAccattttttctcttgaaaaggTCACTtattaaaagcatttcaaaatgccTCTCTAGATATTAACACACCCCTTCATTTTTGAAAGCCACTTTGATTTAGTATCCATTAGTTTACTACTAACAGAAATAATTGCAGGACTTTCCTTCCAGAGCCACCTCAGAGGAGCTGAAGAGGCAAATGCAGTTGTGTAAACAGGATTAGCAGAAGTGATTGCAGgttttactttgctttctgtgtGGAGCAGCTGAAAGAACTGGCTGTTCAAGTTGTGTTCCTGAAAAGACCATGTGGATAACGATGGTGGGAAGGTTGTTCCGtgctcagctgtgcctgcagatcAGTGCTCTCCTGAGTTCAGGGATCCTGTGTTAACTTGCTGGAATTCATGGATGTGTCAGGAATGGAGACCAGCCTTTAAAAATTTCTCCTGGATAAATACAGCTGTGTGGAGTTACTTGTGAGACTTTGTTTATCCCGAAAAGCTGTTGGCAAAGTGGGTGGGACAGGCTTTGTCAGGGTGGGACACTGTCCAGCTGGGACAGATGGGAGGGCAATGGCCACTGGGTATCTTTAAAAACTGTTATCAGGGTCGAGCTCTGCTTCTGGGCAGGAGCCTGAGCTTGATACGCTCCACACGAGTGAAGATAAGGAGGCTGGCAAAtatattgtgattttttttttctctcttttacataaaaacatttgcataatgttttctttcccccGTTGCAATACCTTGCTCTCTGGATTGTTGAGAGGAGGGTCAAACAGTGCTAGagtggtctgggttggaagggatcttaggCCCCATCTcattcccatgggcagggacaccttccactctcccaggctgctctagcctggccttggacacttccagggatccaggggcaggcacagcttctctgggcagcctgtacCTGGCCCTCACCAGCCCCATAGGGAAGAATTCCTTTGTGTAACTAACCCAAATTTCCCCTCTCTGTGAAGATCCTGatttcatgtatttttccattctaTCCTTTCCTTCTCGCGATCATCAGGTAGTTACGACATCTCTTTTCCTCGTTGCAGCTTGTAGAAACCTCATTAAAAGGAGAAATAGCCTTTGACCCCAAAAGTGCTTATTACCTGTGGTTTGTGATGGATTTCTGTGATGGGGGAGACATGAACGAGTACCTGCTGTCCCGCAAGCCCAACCGCAAGACCAACACCAGCTtcatgctgcagctcagcagcgCCCTGGCCTTCCTGCACAAAAACCAGATCATCCATCGGGACCTCAAGCCTGACAACATCCTCATCTCGCAGAGCCGGGCAGACGCCGCCGACCCCGAGCCCACGCTGAAGGTGGCGGATTTTGGGCTGAGCAAGGTGTGCTCGGCCTCGGGGCAGAACCCCGAGGAGCCGGTCAACGTCAACAAGTGTTTCCTGTCCACCGCCTGCGGCACCGACTTCTACATGGCCCCCGAGGTGTGGGAGGGACACTACACGGCCAAGGCTGACATCTTCGCCCTGGGCATCATCATCTGGGCCATGCTGGAGAGGATCACCTTCATCGACACCGAGACcaagaaggagctgctgggcagctaCGTGAAGCAGGGCACGGCCATCGTGCCCGTGGGCGAGGCGCTGCTGGAGAACCCCAAGATGGAGCTGCTAATCCCCGTGAAGAAGAAGTCCATGAACGCCCGCATGAAGCAGCTGATCAAGGAGATGCTGGCAGCCAACCCGCAGGACCGGCCCGATGCCTTCGAGCTGGAGCTGAGACTGGTCAACATCGCCTTCAAGGACAGCAGCTGGGACACgtgaggggctgagcctggcaggCAGAGCCTCGGCTCACCTGCAGGGGGTACTTCGCACCTACCTGGAGATTCCCGACTGGagattcccagcaggaatgctgAGTTGGCCACGGTGTGAAATCCCAGAGTGAGACTGAGGGTGTTCCTTGGGGTGCACTGGCAGGGGGATGTTGCAAGAGCCAACACTACTTGATTTCCAGCACTCTGTCATGGAGTGTCTCACACATTCCAGTTTCCTATGTCAGTATTAGGAActctcatggaaaaaaaaaagaaaaaaacaaaaaagatttgCATGCTGGCAGTGCAAATCTTGAGGCTTTGTAATGTAAtctgtgtatatatttatgtatatgaGTGACTGGGAGTGTGTGGCACTTAAATTATTTGCTGTGGGTCTGGATGATTGGGGTCTGCTAGAAATCTGG
This region of Vidua macroura isolate BioBank_ID:100142 chromosome 25, ASM2450914v1, whole genome shotgun sequence genomic DNA includes:
- the PDIK1L gene encoding serine/threonine-protein kinase PDIK1L, with product MVSSQPKYDLIREVGRGSYGVVYEAVVRRTCARVAVKKIRCHAPENVELALREFWALSSIKSQHPNVIHLEECILQKDGMVQKMSHGSSSSLYLQLVETSLKGEIAFDPKSAYYLWFVMDFCDGGDMNEYLLSRKPNRKTNTSFMLQLSSALAFLHKNQIIHRDLKPDNILISQSRADAADPEPTLKVADFGLSKVCSASGQNPEEPVNVNKCFLSTACGTDFYMAPEVWEGHYTAKADIFALGIIIWAMLERITFIDTETKKELLGSYVKQGTAIVPVGEALLENPKMELLIPVKKKSMNARMKQLIKEMLAANPQDRPDAFELELRLVNIAFKDSSWDT